Proteins from one Enoplosus armatus isolate fEnoArm2 chromosome 4, fEnoArm2.hap1, whole genome shotgun sequence genomic window:
- the npdc1b gene encoding neural proliferation differentiation and control protein 1 codes for MRAPPLGQAAVFAALLALGTCLTGSHLCPRSLDCARAGRHFCAPGSSRCGPCLHPLVENSHGRCEVKRRHAPHSAHSVKGKASTYPELDEEIDVLSAIISEQRTESRLSAPPHQDVSTPETKQPSEPGATHRAPGAEQPAGQSIPFASMAPPTTTTNHTPALLSNPILLPYLSNDHVFVIMSSVFIVAGSLALIVAGAFWVRLQKGVRLTQKIEYPVYGLMRAQTFDNLPGDKKLAHSAQMYHYQHQKQQMLSLEKHRDEPKVPDSGASTDEENEDGDFTVYECPGLAPTGEMEVKNPLFDDSTLYFQRFHK; via the exons ATGCGGGCCCCGCCGCTCGGCCAAGCTGCGGTGTTTGCGGCCCTGTTGGCGCTGGGCACCTGCTTGACAG GATCTCATCTGTGCCCTCGGAGTTTAGACTGTGCCCGGGCAGGACGACACTTTTGCGCACCGGGCAGCTCACGCTGTGGCCCCTGCCTGCACCCTCTGGTGGAGAACTCCCATGGCCGCTGTGAGGTCAAGAGGAGGCATGCTCCTCATTCAGCTCACTCCGTTAAAG GTAAAGCGAGCACTTACCCGGAGCTGGATGAGGAGATCGACGTCCTCTCCGCCATCATCAGTGAACAGAGAACTGAGTCCCGGCTGTCAG CTCCGCCCCACCAGGACGTCTCTACACCCGAAACCAAGCAGCCCAGTGAGCCCGGCGCCACCCACAGAGCGCCTGGCGCAGAGCAGCCCGCGGGCCAGAGCATCCCGTTCGCCAGCATGgctccacccaccaccaccacaaaccACACTCCGGCTCTGCTCAGCAATCCCATCCTCCTCCCCTACCTCTCTAACGACCACGTCTTCGTCA TCATGAGCAGCGTCTTCATCGTGGCGGGTTCGCTGGCTTTGATCGTAGCAGGGGCCTTTTGGGTCAG attgCAGAAAGGTGTGCGTCTAACTCAGAAGATAGAATACCCTGTATATGGACTGATGAGAGCCCAAACCTTTGACAATTTG CCCGGGGACAAGAAGCTGGCCCACAGTGCCCAGATGTACCACTACCAGCACCAGAAGCAGCAGATGCTCTCCCTGGAAAA ACACAGGGATGAGCCAAAGGTTCCTGACTCAGGAGCGTCGACAGATGAGGAGAACGAGGACGGAGATTTCACAGTGTACGAGTGTCCTGGATTGGCCCCT ACCGGGGAAATGGAGGTGAAAAACCCGCTGTTTGACGACTCCACCCTTTACTTTCAGAGGTTCCACAAGTAA